In Populus nigra chromosome 10, ddPopNigr1.1, whole genome shotgun sequence, the following proteins share a genomic window:
- the LOC133704987 gene encoding uncharacterized protein LOC133704987, whose protein sequence is MSEAKKRKQGELNDKVPDAQEDNGGQTAEATNAEVDEFFAILERIHVAVKYFKGANEDRRKLAEVRSLESALEVEGSGMKVSDIKKEGEGVEENVGFDLNADPEPEEDPA, encoded by the coding sequence ATGTCGGAGGCGAAGAAGCGAAAACAGGGAGAGTTAAATGACAAAGTCCCAGACGCACAAGAGGATAACGGAGGGCAAACTGCAGAAGCCACGAATGCGGAGGTTGATGAGTTCTTTGCGATCCTCGAGAGGATACACGTGGCAGTCAAGTACTTTAAAGGGGCAAATGAGGATCGCCGTAAGCTCGCGGAGGTAAGATCGCTGGAGAGTGCGTTGGAAGTTGAAGGTAGCGGCATGAAAGTTAGCGACATTAAGAAGGAGGGGGAGGGTGTAGAGGAGAACGTGGGCTTCGATTTGAATGCGGATCCCGAACCAGAGGAAGATCCGGCTTAG
- the LOC133704298 gene encoding uncharacterized protein LOC133704298 produces the protein MEELQNHKKRVRDGSDESDLDFPEVKKIRDDLFGLLDDSDPDSLGQDLDSVMKSFEQEISASSSSPVPVVDLTSESGESQPDLGFLLEASDDELGLPPSSINLSSGEVKGGVEIELARVDSAQSSGVGGELWGFEDQIPTYDSFGLAVGDSNYSSDYVGFDDSLFEYSNVCFDSSDFSDLSWRLGGMPAE, from the coding sequence ATGGAAGAGCTGCAAAACCATAAAAAGCGAGTCAGGGATGGCTCGGATGAGTCGGATTTGGATTTTCCGGAGGTTAAGAAAATCAGGGACGATCTATTCGGTCTCCTCGATGACTCGGACCCCGACTCACTGGGTCAGGATCTAGACTCGGTCATGAAAAGTTTCGAACAAGAGATTTCCGCGTCTTCCTCATCCCCGGTGCCTGTCGTCGACCTGACCTCTGAATCCGGCGAGTCCCAGCCGGATCTTGGCTTTCTTCTAGAAGCTTCCGATGATGAACTCGGCTTGCCTCCTTCGTCAATCAATTTGTCGAGTGGGGAAGTCAAGGGTGGGGTAGAGATTGAGTTGGCCCGAGTTGACTCTGCCCAGTCGTCCGGGGTCGGCGGTGAGTTGTGGGGGTTTGAGGACCAGATCCCGACTTATGACTCGTTCGGGCTTGCAGTAGGAGATAGTAATTATAGCAGTGATTACGTGGGGTTCGATGACTCGTTGTTCGAGTACTCTAATGTTTGTTTCGACTCGTCCGATTTCTCGGATTTGTCGTGGCGGTTGGGTGGCATGCCGGCCGAGTAA
- the LOC133705748 gene encoding ubiquitin receptor RAD23d-like, which yields MKIFVKTLKGSTFDIEVKPEDTVADVKKKIETAQGVAVYPAEQQMLIHQAKVLKDNTTLDENKIVENSFVVIMLSKTKSSSGDGSTAPTAPTTKAPTTSTPASTTAPQAPTLTSAPPASAPAPALVSSVAAASDYVYGQAASSLVAGSNLEVAVQQILDMGGGTWDRDTVVHALRAAYNNPERAIEYLYSGIPEQAEAPPVAQIPIGGQAPAAQPQQHPTQTAAVPSGGPNANPLDLFPQGLPNVGSGAGGAGTLDFLRNSQQFQALRAMVQANPQILQPMLQELGKQNPHLMRLIQEHQDDFLRLINEPVESGEGNVLGQLAAAMPQAVTVTPEEREAIERLEAMGFDRALVLEVFFACNKNEELAANYLLDHMHEF from the exons ATGAAGATTTTTGTTAAGACCCTGAAAGGCAGCACTTTTGACATCGAAGTTAAACCTGAAGACACG GTTGCTGAtgtcaaaaagaaaatagaaacagCTCAAGGGGTAGCCGTTTATCCTGCTGAGCAGCAAATGCTTATTCACCAGGCGAAAGTTCTTAAAGATAACACCActttggatgaaaataaaattgttgaaaatagttttgttgTTATCATGTTATCGAAG actAAGAGCTCATCCGGTGATGGTTCAACTGCACCAACTGCCCCTACCACTAAG GCACCTACAACAAGTACCCCGGCATCAACAACAGCACCTCAAGCTCCCACATTGACCTCTGCACC GCCAGCATCTGCTCCTGCTCCTGCTCTGGTTTCTTCAGTTGCTGCTGC GTCAGACTATGTTTATGGCCAAGCGGCATCTAGTCTGGTTGCTGGAAGTAACTTGGAGGTAGCAGTCCAGCAAATTCTTGACATGGGTGGAGGGACTTGGGATAGAGATACTGTTGTTCATGCTCTTCGGGCTGCTTACAATAATCCAGAGAGAGccattgaatatttatattct GGTATCCCAGAACAAGCAGAAGCTCCACCAGTGGCTCAAATCCCTATAGGTGGGCAAGCGCCTGCAGCCCAGCCCCAGCAGCATCCAACACAAACTGCTGCAGTTCCTTCTGGTGGACCAAATGCAAATCCTTTAGATCTTTTCCCACAG GGCCTTCCCAACGTGGGTTCAGGTGCTGGTGGAGCAGGAACTCTTGATTTTTTGCGGAACAGTCAACAG TTCCAAGCCTTGCGAGCTATGGTGCAGGCTAACCCGCAGATACTGCAG CCTATGCTTCAAGAGCTGGGAAAACAAAATCCTCACTTAATGAGGCTTATTCAAGAGCACCAAGATGATTTTCTCCGCTTGATCAATGAACCTGTTGAAAGTGGAGAGGg GAATGTGTTGGGGCAGCTTGCTGCAGCAATGCCACAAGCTGTAACAGTCACTCCTGAGGAGCGCGAGGCAATAGAACGT CTTGAAGCTATGGGTTTTGATCGTGCACTTGTATTGGAGGTATTCTTTGCCTGCAACAAGAACGAGGAGCTGGCTGCCAACTACCTCTTAGATCACATGCATGAGTTTTGA